One window of Triticum dicoccoides isolate Atlit2015 ecotype Zavitan chromosome 5A, WEW_v2.0, whole genome shotgun sequence genomic DNA carries:
- the LOC119298819 gene encoding ABC transporter G family member 48-like isoform X1: MELASGRGSRRSASAASWGSRRSFSIHSQAADPFGRAASQQGHHDDEENLRWAALEKLPTYDRMRRAVVHGGAAVDGHENTEMEGLVDINRLASGEAGRALLERVFQDDSERFLRRLRDRVDRVGIDLPAIEVRYQGLSVQVDAFVGSRALPTLWNSATNFLQGLVGRLASSNKKTIHILQNVNGIIKPSRMTLLLGPPSSGKSTLMRALTGKLDKSLKVSGNITYCGHTFEEFYPERTSVYVSQYDLHNAEMTVRETLDFSRRCLGVGARYDMLSELAAREREAGIKPDPEIDAYMKATAVQGQESNIVTDLTLKVLGLDICADMPIGDDMIRGISGGQKKRVTTGEMLTGPARALFMDEISTGLDSSSTFQIVKYIGQLVHVMNETVMISLLQPPPETYNLFDDIILLSEGYIVYHGPRDNILEFFEAAGFRCPERKGVADFLQEVTSKKDQQQYWYLDQEQYRHVSVPEFAERFKSFHVGQQMLKELQIPFDKSQTHPAALTTSKYGQSSWESFKTVMSRELLLMKRNSFIYIFKVTQLLILGLVAMTVFFRTKMPYGQISDSAKFFGALTFSLITVLFNGFAELQFTIKMLPTFYKQRDFLFFPPWTFGLVNIISKVPVSLVESSVWVILTYYVMGFAPAAGRFFRQLLAFFLTHQMAMGLFRFLGAVLKSMVVANTLGMFVILIIFIFGGFVIPRGDIQPWWIWAYWSSPMMYSQNAISVNEFLSSRWANPNNDTSIAARTVGEAILKSRGLFTGDSGFWVSIGAIVGFAILFNILYLLALTYLSFGSSSNTVSDEENENETNTSMPIDEATNRPTRSQITLPFQPLSLSFNHVNYYVDMPAEMREQGFAESRLQLLSDISGAFRPGVLTALVGVSGAGKTTLMDVLAGRKTSGSIEGSITLSGYPKKQETFARISGYCEQTDIHSPNVTVYESILYSAWLRLSSDVDEKTRKIFVEEVMTLVELDVLRNAMVGLPGVDGLSTEQRKRLTIAVELVANPSIIFMDEPTSGLDARAAAIVMRAVRNTVNTGRTVVCTIHQPSIDIFESFDELLLMKRGGRVIYAGELGHHSHKIVEYFEAIPGVEKITEGYNPATWMLEVSSPSAEARLNINFADIYANSDLYRKNQELIKELSVPPPGYEDLSFPTKYSQNFYNQCVANFWKQYKSYWKNPAHNAMRFLMTLIYALVFGTVFWQKGTKINSQQDLANLLGATYAAVFFLGSANCITVQPVVAIERTVFYREKAAGMYSPLAYAFAQTCVEVMYNIVQGIEYTLIIYSMIGYEWKAAKFFYFLFFIISCFNYFTLFGMMLVALSSSAMLANIIIAFVLPLWNLFSGFLVMRPLIPIWWRWYYWANPVSWTIYGVIGSQFGDNTSPVSVTGGSLVVVKQFLEDGMGIKHDFLGYVVLAHFAYVIGFFLVFAYSIKVLNFQKR; the protein is encoded by the exons ATGGAGCTGGCCTCGGGCAGGGGCAGCCGCCGCAGTGCCAGCGCGGCCTCCTGGGGCTCCCGCCGCTCCTTCTCCATCCACAGCCAGGCGGCGGACCCCTTCGGCCGCGCCGCCTCGCAGCAGGGCCACCACGATGACGAGGAGAACCTGCGCTGGGCCGCGCTCGAGAAGCTGCCCACCTACGACCGCATGCGCCGCGCCGTCGTCCATGGCGGTGCCGCCGTCGACGGCCACGAGAATACGGAGATGGAGGGCCTGGTGGACATCAACCGCCTGGCCAGCGGCGAGGCCGGCAGGGCGCTGCTGGAGCGCGTCTTCCAGGACGACAGCGAGCGCTTCCTTAGGAGACTGAGGGACCGCGTGGACCGCGTGGGCATCGACCTGCCGGCGATCGAGGTCCGGTACCAGGGGCTCTCCGTCCAGGTGGACGCCTTCGTCGGCAGCCGGGCGCTGCCCACGCTCTGGAACTCGGCCACAAACTTCCTCCAG GGTCTTGTCGGCCGCCTTGCTTCCTCCAACAAGAAGACCATCCACATACTCCAAAATGTCAATGGCATCATCAAACCATCAAG GATGACCCTTCTTCTCGGACCTCCATCCTCAGGAAAGAGCACACTTATGCGTGCCCTCACTGGCAAGCTTGACAAAAGCCTCAAG GTATCTGGCAACATCACTTACTGTGGTCATACATTTGAGGAGTTCTACCCTGAGAGGACCAGTGTGTATGTTAGCCAGTACGATCTCCACAATGCAGAGATGACCGTAAGAGAGACGCTCGATTTCTCCAGGCGCTGCTTAGGCGTCGGTGCCAGATATGACATGCTCTCTGAGCTCGCTGCCAGGGAGCGCGAAGCTGGCATAAAGCCAGATCCCGAGATCGATGCTTATATGAAAGCTACTGCCGTGCAAGGACAGGAGAGTAATATTGTTACCGATCTTACTCTCAAG GTGCTTGGGCTTGATATTTGTGCCGATATGCCCATTGGTGACGACATGATCAGAGGAATTTCAGGCGGCCAAAAGAAGCGAGTAACAACTG GGGAGATGTTAACAGGACCTGCAAGAGCTTTGTTCATGGATGAAATTTCCACTGGTTTGGACAGCTCTAGCACATTTCAGATTGTGAAATACATAGGGCAATTGGTCCATGTGATGAATGAGACCGTGATGATCTCCCTCCTGCAACCACCGCCAGAGACCTACAACCTGTTTGATGACATTATTCTGCTATCAGAAGGGTACATAGTGTACCATGGGCCACGCGACAACATCTTGGAATTCTTCGAAGCTGCTGGTTTTAGGTGCCCTGAAAGGAAAGGAGTTGCTGACTTCCTTCAAGAGGTCACTTCCAAGAAAGACCAGCAACAGTACTGGTACCTTGACCAGGAGCAGTATCGTCACGTGTCTGTCCCAGAGTTTGCCGAACGATTCAAGTCATTCCACGTAGGCCAGCAGATGCTCAAGGAGCTGCAAATTCCTTTCGACAAGTCCCAAACTCATCCTGCTGCGCTGACCACCAGTAAGTATGGGCAATCCAGCTGGGAGTCATTCAAGACAGTGATGTCGAGAGAGCTGTTGTTGATGAAGCGCAACTCCTTCATCTACATCTTCAAGGTTACCCAGTTGCTCATCCTTGGGCTCGTGGCCATGACTGTGTTCTTCAGAACAAAGATGCCATATGGGCAGATTTCTGACAGCGCCAAATTCTTTGGTGCTCTGACTTTCAGTTTAATCACCGTCTTGTTCAATGGGTTTGCTGAGCTACAGTTTACTATTAAAATGCTTCCTACGTTCTACAAACAGAGAGATTTCTTGTTCTTTCCTCCATGGACCTTTGGACTGGTAAACATCATCTCGAAAGTTCCCGTTTCGCTTGTGGAGTCCTCGGTATGGGTCATACTCACGTACTACGTAATGGGCTTTGCACCTGCTGCAGGAAG GTTCTTTCGTCAGCTTTTAGCTTTCTTCCTTACTCACCAAATGGCAATGGGTTTATTCCGATTTCTTGGTGCTGTTTTGAAATCAATGGTTGTGGCCAATACCTTGGGGATGTTTGTGATCCTTATTATTTTTATATTTGGAGGATTTGTCATACCTAGAG GTGACATCCAACCATGGTGGATCTGGGCTTACTGGTCATCTCCTATGATGTACAGTCAGAACGCGATATCAGTCAATGAATTCCTTTCCAGTAGGTGGGCCAAC CCAAACAATGATACATCTATCGCTGCACGAACAGTAGGCGAGGCTATTCTTAAATCCAGAGGATTGTTTACTGGAGACTCGGGATTTTGGGTTTCCATCGGAGCCATTGTAGGATTCGCTATTCTGTTCAACATATTGTACCTTCTGGCACTTACGTATTTGAGCT TTGGCAGCAGCTCAAATACAGTTTCAGACGAGGAGAATGAGAATGAGACAAACACTTCAATGCCTATAG ATGAAGCCACAAATCGGCCAACTCGGTCACAAATCACCTTGCCTTTCCAGCCTCTTTCACTTTCTTTCAACCATGTTAACTATTACGTGGACATGCCTGCA GAAATGAGAGAACAAGGATTCGCCGAAAGTCGTCTCCAGTTGCTCTCCGATATCAGTGGTGCTTTTAGGCCAGGTGTTCTGACAGCATTAGTTGGTGTGAGTGGAGCTGGGAAAACCACTCTAATGGATGTCCTGGCAGGAAGGAAAACTAGTGGGTCTATTGAAGGAAGTATCACCCTCTCTGGTTACCCTAAAAAACAAGAAACTTTTGCCCGCATCAGTGGCTATTGTGAACAGACTGATATCCATTCACCAAATGTTACTGTCTATGAATCCATACTCTACTCTGCCTGGCTGCGTCTTTCCTCAGATGTTGACGAAAAAACGagaaag ATATTTGTGGAGGAAGTCATGACTCTTGTAGAGCTTGATGTGTTGCGTAATGCTATGGTTGGTCTTCCTGGAGTGGACGGGTTATCCACTGAACAAAGAAAGAGACTGACAATTGCCGTGGAGCTGGTAGCAAATCCTTCAATCATATTCATGGATGAGCCAACTTCTGGTCTTGATGCTAGAGCCGCGGCGATTGTAATGCGGGCGGTGAGAAATACAGTTAACACTGGGCGAACTGTGGTTTGCACAATTCATCAACCCAGCATCGATATATTCGAGTCTTTTGAtgag CTTCTGCTTATGAAAAGAGGCGGACGGGTTATTTATGCTGGTGAACTTGGTCACCACTCTCATAAAATAGTTGAATATTTTGAG GCAATTCCAGGTGTTGAAAAGATCACAGAAGGATATAATCCTGCAACATGGATGCTGGAAGTTAGCTCCCCTTCAGCCGAGGCTCGCCTGAACATAAATTTTGCTGACATTTATGCTAATTCTGACCTTTATAG gaaaaaccaagaacttaTTAAGGAATTAAGCGTTCCCCCGCCAGGTTATGAGGATCTCTCATTTCCTACAAAGTATTCTCAGAATTTCTACAACCAATGTGTTGCAAACTTCTGGAAGCAATACAAATCTTATTGGAAGAATCCAGCTCACAACGCCATGCGCTTCCTTATGACGTTGATCTATGCCCTTGTATTTGGCACGGTTTTTTGGCAGAAGGGGACAAAAAT AAACTCGCAACAAGATTTAGCCAATCTACTTGGAGCCACTTATGCTGCGGTCTTTTTCCTTGGGTCTGCCAACTGTATCACAGTTCAGCCTGTTGTGGCAATTGAGCGAACAGTTTTCTACCGTGAAAAGGCGGCAGGGATGTACTCTCCATTAGCCTATGCATTCGCTCAG ACATGCGTGGAGGTGATGTACAACATCGTGCAGGGGATTGAATACACGTTGATCATCTATTCGATGATTGGATATGAATGGAAAGCTGCAAAGTTCTTCTATTTCCTCTTCTTCATAATTTCCTGCTTCAACTACTTCACATTGTTTGGCATGATGCTGGTGGCGTTGAGCTCATCTGCCATGCTCGCAAACATAATCATAGCCTTTGTACTCCCCCTGTGGAACCTTTTTTCTGGATTCCTCGTTATGAGACCG TTAATACCAATTTGGTGGAGGTGGTACTACTGGGCAAACCCCGTGTCCTGGACCATATATGGCGTCATCGGGTCGCAGTTTGGCGATAACACCAGCCCAGTGTCGGTCACCGGTGGGAGCCTCGTGGTGGTGAAGCAATTCTTGGAGGACGGTATGGGCATTAAGCACGATTTCCTTGGGTATGTCGTGCTCGCGCATTTCGCGTACGTCATCGGCTTCTTCTTGGTGTTTGCCTACTCCATCAAGGTGTTGAACTTCCAGAAACGTTAG
- the LOC119298819 gene encoding ABC transporter G family member 48-like isoform X2, which produces MTLLLGPPSSGKSTLMRALTGKLDKSLKVSGNITYCGHTFEEFYPERTSVYVSQYDLHNAEMTVRETLDFSRRCLGVGARYDMLSELAAREREAGIKPDPEIDAYMKATAVQGQESNIVTDLTLKVLGLDICADMPIGDDMIRGISGGQKKRVTTGEMLTGPARALFMDEISTGLDSSSTFQIVKYIGQLVHVMNETVMISLLQPPPETYNLFDDIILLSEGYIVYHGPRDNILEFFEAAGFRCPERKGVADFLQEVTSKKDQQQYWYLDQEQYRHVSVPEFAERFKSFHVGQQMLKELQIPFDKSQTHPAALTTSKYGQSSWESFKTVMSRELLLMKRNSFIYIFKVTQLLILGLVAMTVFFRTKMPYGQISDSAKFFGALTFSLITVLFNGFAELQFTIKMLPTFYKQRDFLFFPPWTFGLVNIISKVPVSLVESSVWVILTYYVMGFAPAAGRFFRQLLAFFLTHQMAMGLFRFLGAVLKSMVVANTLGMFVILIIFIFGGFVIPRGDIQPWWIWAYWSSPMMYSQNAISVNEFLSSRWANPNNDTSIAARTVGEAILKSRGLFTGDSGFWVSIGAIVGFAILFNILYLLALTYLSFGSSSNTVSDEENENETNTSMPIDEATNRPTRSQITLPFQPLSLSFNHVNYYVDMPAEMREQGFAESRLQLLSDISGAFRPGVLTALVGVSGAGKTTLMDVLAGRKTSGSIEGSITLSGYPKKQETFARISGYCEQTDIHSPNVTVYESILYSAWLRLSSDVDEKTRKIFVEEVMTLVELDVLRNAMVGLPGVDGLSTEQRKRLTIAVELVANPSIIFMDEPTSGLDARAAAIVMRAVRNTVNTGRTVVCTIHQPSIDIFESFDELLLMKRGGRVIYAGELGHHSHKIVEYFEAIPGVEKITEGYNPATWMLEVSSPSAEARLNINFADIYANSDLYRKNQELIKELSVPPPGYEDLSFPTKYSQNFYNQCVANFWKQYKSYWKNPAHNAMRFLMTLIYALVFGTVFWQKGTKINSQQDLANLLGATYAAVFFLGSANCITVQPVVAIERTVFYREKAAGMYSPLAYAFAQTCVEVMYNIVQGIEYTLIIYSMIGYEWKAAKFFYFLFFIISCFNYFTLFGMMLVALSSSAMLANIIIAFVLPLWNLFSGFLVMRPLIPIWWRWYYWANPVSWTIYGVIGSQFGDNTSPVSVTGGSLVVVKQFLEDGMGIKHDFLGYVVLAHFAYVIGFFLVFAYSIKVLNFQKR; this is translated from the exons ATGACCCTTCTTCTCGGACCTCCATCCTCAGGAAAGAGCACACTTATGCGTGCCCTCACTGGCAAGCTTGACAAAAGCCTCAAG GTATCTGGCAACATCACTTACTGTGGTCATACATTTGAGGAGTTCTACCCTGAGAGGACCAGTGTGTATGTTAGCCAGTACGATCTCCACAATGCAGAGATGACCGTAAGAGAGACGCTCGATTTCTCCAGGCGCTGCTTAGGCGTCGGTGCCAGATATGACATGCTCTCTGAGCTCGCTGCCAGGGAGCGCGAAGCTGGCATAAAGCCAGATCCCGAGATCGATGCTTATATGAAAGCTACTGCCGTGCAAGGACAGGAGAGTAATATTGTTACCGATCTTACTCTCAAG GTGCTTGGGCTTGATATTTGTGCCGATATGCCCATTGGTGACGACATGATCAGAGGAATTTCAGGCGGCCAAAAGAAGCGAGTAACAACTG GGGAGATGTTAACAGGACCTGCAAGAGCTTTGTTCATGGATGAAATTTCCACTGGTTTGGACAGCTCTAGCACATTTCAGATTGTGAAATACATAGGGCAATTGGTCCATGTGATGAATGAGACCGTGATGATCTCCCTCCTGCAACCACCGCCAGAGACCTACAACCTGTTTGATGACATTATTCTGCTATCAGAAGGGTACATAGTGTACCATGGGCCACGCGACAACATCTTGGAATTCTTCGAAGCTGCTGGTTTTAGGTGCCCTGAAAGGAAAGGAGTTGCTGACTTCCTTCAAGAGGTCACTTCCAAGAAAGACCAGCAACAGTACTGGTACCTTGACCAGGAGCAGTATCGTCACGTGTCTGTCCCAGAGTTTGCCGAACGATTCAAGTCATTCCACGTAGGCCAGCAGATGCTCAAGGAGCTGCAAATTCCTTTCGACAAGTCCCAAACTCATCCTGCTGCGCTGACCACCAGTAAGTATGGGCAATCCAGCTGGGAGTCATTCAAGACAGTGATGTCGAGAGAGCTGTTGTTGATGAAGCGCAACTCCTTCATCTACATCTTCAAGGTTACCCAGTTGCTCATCCTTGGGCTCGTGGCCATGACTGTGTTCTTCAGAACAAAGATGCCATATGGGCAGATTTCTGACAGCGCCAAATTCTTTGGTGCTCTGACTTTCAGTTTAATCACCGTCTTGTTCAATGGGTTTGCTGAGCTACAGTTTACTATTAAAATGCTTCCTACGTTCTACAAACAGAGAGATTTCTTGTTCTTTCCTCCATGGACCTTTGGACTGGTAAACATCATCTCGAAAGTTCCCGTTTCGCTTGTGGAGTCCTCGGTATGGGTCATACTCACGTACTACGTAATGGGCTTTGCACCTGCTGCAGGAAG GTTCTTTCGTCAGCTTTTAGCTTTCTTCCTTACTCACCAAATGGCAATGGGTTTATTCCGATTTCTTGGTGCTGTTTTGAAATCAATGGTTGTGGCCAATACCTTGGGGATGTTTGTGATCCTTATTATTTTTATATTTGGAGGATTTGTCATACCTAGAG GTGACATCCAACCATGGTGGATCTGGGCTTACTGGTCATCTCCTATGATGTACAGTCAGAACGCGATATCAGTCAATGAATTCCTTTCCAGTAGGTGGGCCAAC CCAAACAATGATACATCTATCGCTGCACGAACAGTAGGCGAGGCTATTCTTAAATCCAGAGGATTGTTTACTGGAGACTCGGGATTTTGGGTTTCCATCGGAGCCATTGTAGGATTCGCTATTCTGTTCAACATATTGTACCTTCTGGCACTTACGTATTTGAGCT TTGGCAGCAGCTCAAATACAGTTTCAGACGAGGAGAATGAGAATGAGACAAACACTTCAATGCCTATAG ATGAAGCCACAAATCGGCCAACTCGGTCACAAATCACCTTGCCTTTCCAGCCTCTTTCACTTTCTTTCAACCATGTTAACTATTACGTGGACATGCCTGCA GAAATGAGAGAACAAGGATTCGCCGAAAGTCGTCTCCAGTTGCTCTCCGATATCAGTGGTGCTTTTAGGCCAGGTGTTCTGACAGCATTAGTTGGTGTGAGTGGAGCTGGGAAAACCACTCTAATGGATGTCCTGGCAGGAAGGAAAACTAGTGGGTCTATTGAAGGAAGTATCACCCTCTCTGGTTACCCTAAAAAACAAGAAACTTTTGCCCGCATCAGTGGCTATTGTGAACAGACTGATATCCATTCACCAAATGTTACTGTCTATGAATCCATACTCTACTCTGCCTGGCTGCGTCTTTCCTCAGATGTTGACGAAAAAACGagaaag ATATTTGTGGAGGAAGTCATGACTCTTGTAGAGCTTGATGTGTTGCGTAATGCTATGGTTGGTCTTCCTGGAGTGGACGGGTTATCCACTGAACAAAGAAAGAGACTGACAATTGCCGTGGAGCTGGTAGCAAATCCTTCAATCATATTCATGGATGAGCCAACTTCTGGTCTTGATGCTAGAGCCGCGGCGATTGTAATGCGGGCGGTGAGAAATACAGTTAACACTGGGCGAACTGTGGTTTGCACAATTCATCAACCCAGCATCGATATATTCGAGTCTTTTGAtgag CTTCTGCTTATGAAAAGAGGCGGACGGGTTATTTATGCTGGTGAACTTGGTCACCACTCTCATAAAATAGTTGAATATTTTGAG GCAATTCCAGGTGTTGAAAAGATCACAGAAGGATATAATCCTGCAACATGGATGCTGGAAGTTAGCTCCCCTTCAGCCGAGGCTCGCCTGAACATAAATTTTGCTGACATTTATGCTAATTCTGACCTTTATAG gaaaaaccaagaacttaTTAAGGAATTAAGCGTTCCCCCGCCAGGTTATGAGGATCTCTCATTTCCTACAAAGTATTCTCAGAATTTCTACAACCAATGTGTTGCAAACTTCTGGAAGCAATACAAATCTTATTGGAAGAATCCAGCTCACAACGCCATGCGCTTCCTTATGACGTTGATCTATGCCCTTGTATTTGGCACGGTTTTTTGGCAGAAGGGGACAAAAAT AAACTCGCAACAAGATTTAGCCAATCTACTTGGAGCCACTTATGCTGCGGTCTTTTTCCTTGGGTCTGCCAACTGTATCACAGTTCAGCCTGTTGTGGCAATTGAGCGAACAGTTTTCTACCGTGAAAAGGCGGCAGGGATGTACTCTCCATTAGCCTATGCATTCGCTCAG ACATGCGTGGAGGTGATGTACAACATCGTGCAGGGGATTGAATACACGTTGATCATCTATTCGATGATTGGATATGAATGGAAAGCTGCAAAGTTCTTCTATTTCCTCTTCTTCATAATTTCCTGCTTCAACTACTTCACATTGTTTGGCATGATGCTGGTGGCGTTGAGCTCATCTGCCATGCTCGCAAACATAATCATAGCCTTTGTACTCCCCCTGTGGAACCTTTTTTCTGGATTCCTCGTTATGAGACCG TTAATACCAATTTGGTGGAGGTGGTACTACTGGGCAAACCCCGTGTCCTGGACCATATATGGCGTCATCGGGTCGCAGTTTGGCGATAACACCAGCCCAGTGTCGGTCACCGGTGGGAGCCTCGTGGTGGTGAAGCAATTCTTGGAGGACGGTATGGGCATTAAGCACGATTTCCTTGGGTATGTCGTGCTCGCGCATTTCGCGTACGTCATCGGCTTCTTCTTGGTGTTTGCCTACTCCATCAAGGTGTTGAACTTCCAGAAACGTTAG